The stretch of DNA TTGTCTGCGGTTGGTGGCTCAGGCGGCCTGTTGGGAGGGGGGTGGTTGCGGCGCGGGCGGTTGCGGCGCCGGCAAAGCGGGCGGGGTTGAAGGGCGCCCAGCGGGGGTCCTCGCGGCCGTCCAGGAGGTCCCGGCAGATGGCGGCGGCGGCCGGCGCCAGGTGGACGCCGTGGCGGAAGAACCCGGTGGCGATGATGAGGCCGCGAACGTGTTTGCCAGCCTGGCCCGCGCCGTCCGGGGCGGGTACCCGGCCCAGCAGCGGTGCGTTGTCCGGCGTTCCGGGGCGTGCCCGGGCGGTGCACTCCAGGAGTTCAAGTTCGGCGACGGCGGGAAGCAGCACCTGCGCGTCGCGGAGGAGCTGGTAGACGCCGCCGGCGGAAACTGCGCCGGCGGCGGACGGTGCGTCTTCGCGCTGCGTTGCCCCGATCACCACGGTGCCGTCCCGGCGCGGAACGATATACACCGGAACGCCATGCACCAGCCCCCGGACGGTGGACGTCACCAGCGGCCGCAGATGCGGGGGCACTGCGAGCCGCAGGATGTCCCCATAGACGGGCCGCAGCGGAAGGTGCAGGCCCTCGGGCAGGGACTCCAGTTCTGCAGCGTGCAGCCCGTTCGCCACGACCGTTTCGCCGGCAAGCACGGTTCCCCCGCCGGCAAGCTGAACGCCCGCAACCGCGCCGTCCTGCCACAGCAGCGCTTGTGCCTTCTCCGGCACTGCATAGCCGTCGACGGCGCC from Pseudarthrobacter siccitolerans encodes:
- a CDS encoding FAD-dependent oxidoreductase is translated as MGAPSKPGAAEQLSAPAGAIRADVAVIGGGVIGHGIAWEAKRSGRSVVLIDDAPGSGASWAAAGMLAPVSELHYQEEDLLELMLDASARWPAFVAGLRVASGADPGYITTPTLAVGADAADRRALMDLRAVQQANGLTVEPLTVREARKREALLSPAIACALDTPADHQVDPRLLVDCLRRGLADSGSGNGTRNEGPVSGIGGSGTAAAGAVDGYAVPEKAQALLWQDGAVAGVQLAGGGTVLAGETVVANGLHAAELESLPEGLHLPLRPVYGDILRLAVPPHLRPLVTSTVRGLVHGVPVYIVPRRDGTVVIGATQREDAPSAAGAVSAGGVYQLLRDAQVLLPAVAELELLECTARARPGTPDNAPLLGRVPAPDGAGQAGKHVRGLIIATGFFRHGVHLAPAAAAICRDLLDGREDPRWAPFNPARFAGAATARAATTPLPTGRLSHQPQTKETV